A stretch of DNA from Arachis hypogaea cultivar Tifrunner chromosome 19, arahy.Tifrunner.gnm2.J5K5, whole genome shotgun sequence:
aaattttataaatatctaatttaatttaattttatattctctattttttgaattaattatattttagttatgtacaattattaatataaatataaatgttactaaaaatttattaatatgtttAATCTATTTTAACGTTAGTATTGTGATTAAAATTATCTGTTTTGATGCTAGtattaaaatctactgatattataattagatgataagttttatgaattaattgttattcttattgtgtcaaattaaaatattattatagtaatactgaaaaattttatgtttatttttatattagttatttttaaaatttaaaatttttttggtgactttaaaaatttaagacataatttttttataaaatattagtaaatatatatttaaaattttaattttaaatttttgactattttatatttttatttacgtaaaatcgattttattaattcaattaataatttttcggttgaatcaataaattaataaactaataacttgACTGATTTCATTATCGGTTCAATTATAACCAGTAGTATTATTTGTTTAATGTTTGTGTTCTCAAATTCGGTGTCACTCATAAAAACCTTTTACACTTTCTGATATGTGACATTTCATTGTCGTATATAACTAAAAATAGATTTCTTTAAAATCTACCAAACACTAAATAATGATTGCCTTAGGTCCTTAACTCTTTGCTGACCATAGCATAGGAGACTATGTCTATATTTGCctatttaagtatttattttactaattaattaaatttaatttataaatttagttaacatgtatcttatatataataaatttattaaaaaaaatttattttgtaattttatcgTCAAGATTTTAAATCCTTAATTTATTAGCGAAGTAGCAACCTCCGCACAGAAGTTAGAAGTCAGcgcattaaaatttgaaaataaatgaagAGGGTAGAACATTCACACTGAAAGTATGATCATAGTGACGTGAATTGGTATTATCTTGTCTTAAGATCGTAAGCAATGACGCAAATCTTGCAAGTTATAAATATAATTGGAAGCgtgaaagagagaagagagagacacCATCAATGGCGGAAGTGAAGAACAAGCAAGTGGTTTTGAAGGATTATGTCACCGGTTTCCTTAAGGAATCAGACTTGGACTTAGTTGAAAACACCATCACTCTCAAGCTTCCAGAAGGTTCCAATGAGATCCTTCTCAAGAATCTCTATTTGTCTTGTGATCCTTTCATGCGAAACCTTATGAGCGACATAGGAATCCTTGAGAAGTTCCTTCCATATGCCCCTGGCTCTGTAAGTTTTCTTTTTCCCTCTTTTTTCACTTGGCAAATTCTGTTAATTTTTCCTTGCTATTCACGCTACGTATCATTGTAATTGAGGAACCAAAACTCAGGAATTTGattataaagttgataattgTGACCTATTTCTAGATTAGTGTTTAAATTAGTAGTAGCTGCGAAATCTTGTTGAGAATATGAATTGAAGTGCTGTATGCTTGGAAGTTTCTAGACTTTGTCACCAATTTTGAAGGTAAGTGAATGATATCTGAAGAAAATTGAGACTACTTCATGTTGTGTTATCAATAACCAACATCAGTGGCCGTGTTATTATCACTTATCAGAGTAATAATTTACTTACAGCATTGTTTCAACTTTCATCCAATTAAAATAGGGTTGCAGTTAAATTTATgtaaagttgataactgagaaccgataaataatttgataagttTGATTAAATTGTCATCTAATAGCTCTCAGCTATTAATTTCAGATAAAATtaactgcacctgaatttccacCTTAAAATAGGAAACAAGTttgtaaaaaggaaaaagaaatgaGAAGAGTAAATCAACCACAATTTGTGAAAAGAAAAATTTCATGGTTTAATTGTGTTGGTACTTTGCAAAATTCCAAACAATTGGTTTTGCCGTTTGATCTAAGAAGCAATTCATTTAGCATTGTTCTGCTGTTGATGattctatttcaatcataaatTTATGTAGCTACTAACTGTTGATTGTTGCATTATTGCAGCCATTATTTGGATATGGGGTGGCTAAAGTCCTGGAATCCGGACACCCGGATTACAAGAAGGGTGATTTGGTGTGGGGGTTTACTAAATGGGAAGAGTACAGTTTGGTCCCCTCATCTCGAATTCTTTTCAAAATCGAGCACACTGATGTTCCACTTTCATACTATACTGGAATTCTTGGTATGTAACTTTCCACAGCTAGTTCTTATTGATTCTTGGTGAATGAAACACTTGATGTTAATATAATATGCAACTGCAACCcttaactatacttgcaatgctggAATTGATCATTATTCGTTATAGAGTATTTGGCTGACCAGCTATGATATGGaagaaatgaaaatcaaataaccTTTTGTACTCATTTGGAACCAATACCTTACTGCTTGTCAGAGATTGTTTTGCCTTTTGGGTTGCTTAACCTGTTATTGTTATGATTGCAGGTATGCCAGGAATGACTGCTTATGCTGGTTTCTTTGAAGTTGGGCTTCctaaaaaaggagagaaagtttTTGTTTCTGCAGCCTCTGGTGCAGTTGGTCAACTTGTTGGCCAGTTTGCGAAATTGACCGGTTGCTATGTCGTTGGAAGTGCTGGAAGTAAAGACAAGGTATTATTCATCAAATTGTTTGCAAATAATCCTATCTTGTATCAACTCCCCTCACCCACATGTTGTAAAGCATATGATTGGCAAGACCTGAAAGCTATTTCATTTTAGAGTTGCTCACATTCTTTCACTTGAATACTAATCTTTCTACAACCAGGTGGATTTATTGAAGAATAAATTCGGATTCGATGATGCTTTTAACTACAAGGAAGAGCCTGACCTCGATGCTGCATTGAAAAGGTTTGTGATATAAAAACTTGAACTGCCTTTGAGTTAAAGTTTCCTTTGAACAACTACCCACTAGTGAATAATATTGACTCTCACCATTTTATAAAACAGATACTTCCCTGAAGGCATTGACATTTACTTTGAGAACGTTGGAGGGAAGACACTTGATGCTGTGCTTCTAAATATGAGAGTCCATGGCCGAATAGTGGTATGTGGAATGATCTCGCAGTACAATCGTGCTCAACCTGAAGGGGTAACAAATCTGGGAAATCTCATAATGAAGCGGATTCGTATGCAAGGTCTTGCTGTCACCGATTACTATCCGATGTATCACAAGTTGGTGGAGTATGTGGTGCCGAAAATCAAAGAAGAGAAGATTGTGTATGTGGAAGACATAGCTGAGGGACTTGAAAACGGCCCTGCTGCTTTAGTTGGCCTTTTTAATGGTCGCAATGTTGGCAAACAAGTTCTTGTTCTTGCCCGTGAATGATAGCAGCAATATCAGCAAGATGCttggttttctttctttcttttatgctATCTATATGAAGAGCAATGTTACATAGCCagcaaatattatcattttttactAGTATTTGGTCAGTAATAATTTGTACTCATATTTATAGACATTTTGTAcacattaaatatataatttgcatttatatttattattgttttacaCACATGAATTAAtagaatttgcatttaaattttttaaaatttatacacataaattaataaaatttacttgttaaaaataatttaatatttgtgttggtaaaataatgacaaaaaatattaaaagtgacTGATTTCCAAGAATTTCTCATATCTAAAACAGTGAGCTTGAGTGGAAACAAATGCTACAATGCATAAacattatttgataaaaaaaatagtgcAGCAATCACATAATGTTGTATGAGTGGTGGGAAGATAAAGGGAAAAATCAGATACTTTAGTCTTTAATAATACATATTCAATGTTTTAAGGACTACATTAATGTCTCTCCGGTAATATTAGCGAAATAAAAAAAACACgagaacttatcttatttaatatttattaattattataataattaatgaatgataaataagataaattttgattaatttattttgattatcaaatattttcgatTTTTGAATATGAAGTAAGGTCAAAGAATATGTATATACTGTTGAGAACAAAACTGTTACAAAAATTCAGTAATATTTTTCTACCGAAAATCATTCTTAACCACAGAAgaataaatttattgaaaattgTA
This window harbors:
- the LOC112776572 gene encoding 2-alkenal reductase (NADP(+)-dependent) codes for the protein MAEVKNKQVVLKDYVTGFLKESDLDLVENTITLKLPEGSNEILLKNLYLSCDPFMRNLMSDIGILEKFLPYAPGSPLFGYGVAKVLESGHPDYKKGDLVWGFTKWEEYSLVPSSRILFKIEHTDVPLSYYTGILGMPGMTAYAGFFEVGLPKKGEKVFVSAASGAVGQLVGQFAKLTGCYVVGSAGSKDKVDLLKNKFGFDDAFNYKEEPDLDAALKRYFPEGIDIYFENVGGKTLDAVLLNMRVHGRIVVCGMISQYNRAQPEGVTNLGNLIMKRIRMQGLAVTDYYPMYHKLVEYVVPKIKEEKIVYVEDIAEGLENGPAALVGLFNGRNVGKQVLVLARE